A single region of the Brachypodium distachyon strain Bd21 chromosome 3, Brachypodium_distachyon_v3.0, whole genome shotgun sequence genome encodes:
- the LOC100844293 gene encoding uncharacterized protein LOC100844293 isoform X3 gives MATAVASQPRHLPLGAGGDPRTTMCAASTSKIYTLEKVYGFRLVCRSVVDPRSQKLHPRIYKRKCYLRSSPSECEKIVYSARWLEFRRQRIPFQRSRRPVHNIPLASQDDGNGVSVNGAPQVDPASQMEEMRVKLDKALQNEDISTGLVQSIHDAARSIELAFLDHSKSSNNSWFPKTWLGVDNNAWIKSLSYQAAVGSLLQAVIDVSSRGNGRDRDINVFVQRSLSRLLSSLDGVIQNELAKREPTLYQWYSSNQNPLVVRTFVNTFENDPRFNSATAICCEGKSANTSESDLSLLTLGLFCLAAITKLGSAKVSCQQFFSMVPDIIGRFMDMLLEFVPISKAYTLMKDIGLQREFLCNFGPRAAVPKFTNDHGLEISFWIDLVQKQLLKALDREKIWSRLTTSESIEVLEKDLAIFGFFIALGRSTQVYLSSKRITDSNDSINGVVRYLIGGSVLYYPQLSSISSYQLYVEVVCEELEWFPFYYEDVPTPTTDTEDREEMPKAEVLSRVLNVCSYWMTSFIKYSSWLENPSNVKAARFLSKGHAMLSDRMNELDVAKNNMPKDRSLPEPEELVSGTELASFDKFQLLQSLESVEEALVKLENLLQELHLSSSNSGKEDLKAACSDLEMIRRLKKEAEFLEASFRAKAEYLEADASGRLLSPAGEEGRGKASSKGTETSTPQKSVTRTSGRKMEPAQAADQDISAAKVDNRDKESNDILRFEQLRRELIELEKRVQKSADDAKKEEFQETTNGSVPSPLLSVPSGPASKKDNVITKSVEKVKESTTIVLQGTQLLAIDTGAAMDLLRRSLIGDELTQKEKQALQRTLTDLASVVPIGILMLLPVTAVGHAAILAFIQRYVPSMIPSTYGPERLDLLRQLEKVKEMEVAEGSSEVMSEVVSSRGDRVK, from the exons ATGGCGACCGCCGTGGCGTCGCAGCCGCGGCACCTCcccctcggcgccggcggcgacccgAGGACAACCATGTGCGCTGCCAG CACATCAAAGATTTACACCCTGGAGAAAGTATATGGATTCAGGTTGGTATGCAGAAGTGTTGTTGATCCAAGGAGTCAAAAACTCCATCCGCGCATTTACAAGCGAAAGTGCTATTTAAGAAGTTCACCATCAGAATGTGAGAAGATTGTTTACAGTGCTAGATGGTTAGAATTTAGGCGACAGAGGATACCCTTTCAAAGAAGTAGAAGGCCAGTCCATAATATTCCGTTGGCTTCTCAAGATGATGGCAATGGTGTGTCTGTTAATGGAGCTCCACAAGTTGATCCAGCAAGTCAAATGGAGGAAATGAGGGTGAAATTGGATAAAGCATTGCAAAATGAAGATATAAGCACCGGACTTGTCCAATCCATACATGATGCTGCAAGATCTATTGAATTGGCTTTCCTTGATCACAGTAAATCATCAAATAACTCTTGGTTCCCTAAGACATGGCTTGGTGTAGACAACAATGCTTGGATAAAATCACTGTCCTACCAG GCTGCTGTTGGCTCATTATTGCAAGCAGTTATCGATGTTTCATCGAGGGGCAATGGCAGAGACAGAGATATTAATGTATTTGTACAGAGGAG TTTATCCCGGCTTCTCAGTTCTCTAGATGGTGTTATCCAGAATGAGTTGGCTAAAAGGGAACCTACATTATATCAATGGTATTCATCTAACCAAAATccattggtggtgaggacattTGTAAATACTTTTGAAAATGATCCACGGTTTAACTCTGCAACAGCAAT ATGCTGTGAAGGCAAGTCAGCAAATACTAGTGAAAGTGACCTTTCTCTACTTACGCTAGGTTTGTTCTGTCTTGCTGCTATCACGAAGCTTGGATCAGCAAAAGTTTCTTGTCAGCAGTTTTTCTCCATGGTTCCTGATATTATTGGTCGATTCATGGATATGCTTCTTGAATTTGTTCCTATAAGTAAAGCATATACCTTGATGAAAGATATTGGTCTTCAGAGAGAATTCTTGTGCAATTTTGGTCCTCGTGCCGCTGTTCCAAAGTTCACTAATGATCATGGACTTGAGATATCATTTTGGATTGATCTGGTTCAGAAACAATTACTAAAGGCTCTTGATCGTGAAAAGATATGGTCAAGACTGACAACAAGTGAAAGTATTGAG GTTTTGGAAAAGGATCTAGCGATATTTGGTTTTTTCATTGCTTTAGGCAGAAGTACACAAGTATATTTGTCTTCCAAGCGAATTACTGATTCAAATGATTCAATCAATGGTGTTGTAAG ATATCTTATTGGTGGGAGTGTCCTATATTATCCACAATTGTCATCGATTAGTTCTTATCAGTTGTATGTGGAGGTTGTCTGTGAAGAGCTTGAGTGGTTTCCATTTTACTATGAGGATGTGCCAACTCCAACAACTGATACTGAAGATAGAGAAGAAATGCCTAAAGCAGAGGTATTATCAAGAGTGCTAAATGTCTGCTCTTACTGGATGACTAGTTTTATAAAGTACAGCTCATGGCTTGAGAACCCTTCAAATGTAAAGGCAGCAAGATTCCTGTCTAAGGG GCATGCCATGTTGAGCGACCGCATGAATGAGCTGGATGTAGCAAA AAATAATATGCCAAAAGACCGAAGTTTGCCAGAACCTGAAGAATTGGTTTCTGGGACAGAGCTAGCTTCATTTGACAAG TTTCAATTATTGCAGTCACTTGAAAGTGTTGAGGAAGCTTTGGTTAAGTTAGAGAATTTGCTTCAAGAACTGCATCTTTCCAGTTCTAACTCTGGCAAGGAGGATCTAAAGGCTGCATGTTCTGATCTGGAAATGATCAGAAGGCTCAAGAAAGAAGCTGAGTTTCTTGAGGCTTCCTTTCGAGCAAAAGCAGAATATCTGGAG GCTGATGCTAGTGGCAGACTGTTATCCCCTGCTGGCGAGGAAGGGCGTGGAAAGGCAAGTAGCAAGGGTACTGAGACTTCGACGCCACAAAAATCAGTAACTAG GACTTCTGGAAGGAAAATGGAGCCAGCACAAGCTGCAGATCAAGAT ATCTCTGCTGCCAAGGTGGATAACAGAGACAAGGAGTCAAATGACATCCTCCGCTTTGAACAGTTGAGACGTGAGCTGATTGAGTTAGAGAAGAGAGTGCAGAAGAGTGCAGATGATGCTAAAAAAGAGGAG TTCCAGGAAACAACAAATGGCTCTGTGCCATCACCTCTTCTGTCAGTGCCTTCTGGTCCAGCAAGCAAGAAAGACAATGTTATTACCAAATCAGTAGAGAAGGTTAAGGAGAGTACAACG ATTGTGTTACAAGGGACACAGCTCTTAGCAATTGATACAGGAGCTGCTATGGATTTGCTAAGAAGATCTCTTATTGGAGATGAACTAACTCAGAAGGAAAAGCAGGCTCTTCAGAGAACCCTTACAGATCTGGCATCTGTTGTTCCAATAGGAATACTCATGCTTTTACCA GTTACtgctgttgggcatgctgCCATTTTGGCTTTCATCCAGAGATATGTGCCTTCCATG ATCCCATCCACATATGGCCCGGAGAGGTTAGATCTTCTCAGGCAGCTTGAGAAAGTGAAGGAGATGGAAGTTGCTGAAggcagcagcgaagttatgtCTGAGGTAGTTAGTTCGAGAGGTGACCGGGTGAAATAA
- the LOC100844293 gene encoding uncharacterized protein LOC100844293 isoform X4, whose protein sequence is MATAVASQPRHLPLGAGGDPRTTMCAASTSKIYTLEKVYGFRLVCRSVVDPRSQKLHPRIYKRKCYLRSSPSECEKIVYSARWLEFRRQRIPFQRSRRPVHNIPLASQDDGNGVSVNGAPQVDPASQMEEMRVKLDKALQNEDISTGLVQSIHDAARSIELAFLDHSKSSNNSWFPKTWLGVDNNAWIKSLSYQAAVGSLLQAVIDVSSRGNGRDRDINVFVQRSLSRLLSSLDGVIQNELAKREPTLYQWYSSNQNPLVVRTFVNTFENDPRFNSATAICCEGKSANTSESDLSLLTLGLFCLAAITKLGSAKVSCQQFFSMVPDIIGRFMDMLLEFVPISKAYTLMKDIGLQREFLCNFGPRAAVPKFTNDHGLEISFWIDLVQKQLLKALDREKIWSRLTTSESIEVLEKDLAIFGFFIALGRSTQVYLSSKRITDSNDSINGVVRYLIGGSVLYYPQLSSISSYQLYVEVVCEELEWFPFYYEDVPTPTTDTEDREEMPKAEVLSRVLNVCSYWMTSFIKYSSWLENPSNVKAARFLSKGHAMLSDRMNELDVAKNNMPKDRSLPEPEELVSGTELASFDKADASGRLLSPAGEEGRGKASSKGTETSTPQKSVTRMENKNRPFWDFFGRTSGRKMEPAQAADQDISAAKVDNRDKESNDILRFEQLRRELIELEKRVQKSADDAKKEEFQETTNGSVPSPLLSVPSGPASKKDNVITKSVEKVKESTTIVLQGTQLLAIDTGAAMDLLRRSLIGDELTQKEKQALQRTLTDLASVVPIGILMLLPVTAVGHAAILAFIQRYVPSMIPSTYGPERLDLLRQLEKVKEMEVAEGSSEVMSEVVSSRGDRVK, encoded by the exons ATGGCGACCGCCGTGGCGTCGCAGCCGCGGCACCTCcccctcggcgccggcggcgacccgAGGACAACCATGTGCGCTGCCAG CACATCAAAGATTTACACCCTGGAGAAAGTATATGGATTCAGGTTGGTATGCAGAAGTGTTGTTGATCCAAGGAGTCAAAAACTCCATCCGCGCATTTACAAGCGAAAGTGCTATTTAAGAAGTTCACCATCAGAATGTGAGAAGATTGTTTACAGTGCTAGATGGTTAGAATTTAGGCGACAGAGGATACCCTTTCAAAGAAGTAGAAGGCCAGTCCATAATATTCCGTTGGCTTCTCAAGATGATGGCAATGGTGTGTCTGTTAATGGAGCTCCACAAGTTGATCCAGCAAGTCAAATGGAGGAAATGAGGGTGAAATTGGATAAAGCATTGCAAAATGAAGATATAAGCACCGGACTTGTCCAATCCATACATGATGCTGCAAGATCTATTGAATTGGCTTTCCTTGATCACAGTAAATCATCAAATAACTCTTGGTTCCCTAAGACATGGCTTGGTGTAGACAACAATGCTTGGATAAAATCACTGTCCTACCAG GCTGCTGTTGGCTCATTATTGCAAGCAGTTATCGATGTTTCATCGAGGGGCAATGGCAGAGACAGAGATATTAATGTATTTGTACAGAGGAG TTTATCCCGGCTTCTCAGTTCTCTAGATGGTGTTATCCAGAATGAGTTGGCTAAAAGGGAACCTACATTATATCAATGGTATTCATCTAACCAAAATccattggtggtgaggacattTGTAAATACTTTTGAAAATGATCCACGGTTTAACTCTGCAACAGCAAT ATGCTGTGAAGGCAAGTCAGCAAATACTAGTGAAAGTGACCTTTCTCTACTTACGCTAGGTTTGTTCTGTCTTGCTGCTATCACGAAGCTTGGATCAGCAAAAGTTTCTTGTCAGCAGTTTTTCTCCATGGTTCCTGATATTATTGGTCGATTCATGGATATGCTTCTTGAATTTGTTCCTATAAGTAAAGCATATACCTTGATGAAAGATATTGGTCTTCAGAGAGAATTCTTGTGCAATTTTGGTCCTCGTGCCGCTGTTCCAAAGTTCACTAATGATCATGGACTTGAGATATCATTTTGGATTGATCTGGTTCAGAAACAATTACTAAAGGCTCTTGATCGTGAAAAGATATGGTCAAGACTGACAACAAGTGAAAGTATTGAG GTTTTGGAAAAGGATCTAGCGATATTTGGTTTTTTCATTGCTTTAGGCAGAAGTACACAAGTATATTTGTCTTCCAAGCGAATTACTGATTCAAATGATTCAATCAATGGTGTTGTAAG ATATCTTATTGGTGGGAGTGTCCTATATTATCCACAATTGTCATCGATTAGTTCTTATCAGTTGTATGTGGAGGTTGTCTGTGAAGAGCTTGAGTGGTTTCCATTTTACTATGAGGATGTGCCAACTCCAACAACTGATACTGAAGATAGAGAAGAAATGCCTAAAGCAGAGGTATTATCAAGAGTGCTAAATGTCTGCTCTTACTGGATGACTAGTTTTATAAAGTACAGCTCATGGCTTGAGAACCCTTCAAATGTAAAGGCAGCAAGATTCCTGTCTAAGGG GCATGCCATGTTGAGCGACCGCATGAATGAGCTGGATGTAGCAAA AAATAATATGCCAAAAGACCGAAGTTTGCCAGAACCTGAAGAATTGGTTTCTGGGACAGAGCTAGCTTCATTTGACAAG GCTGATGCTAGTGGCAGACTGTTATCCCCTGCTGGCGAGGAAGGGCGTGGAAAGGCAAGTAGCAAGGGTACTGAGACTTCGACGCCACAAAAATCAGTAACTAG GATGGAGAATAAAAACCGTCCATTTTGGGACTTTTTTGGTAGGACTTCTGGAAGGAAAATGGAGCCAGCACAAGCTGCAGATCAAGAT ATCTCTGCTGCCAAGGTGGATAACAGAGACAAGGAGTCAAATGACATCCTCCGCTTTGAACAGTTGAGACGTGAGCTGATTGAGTTAGAGAAGAGAGTGCAGAAGAGTGCAGATGATGCTAAAAAAGAGGAG TTCCAGGAAACAACAAATGGCTCTGTGCCATCACCTCTTCTGTCAGTGCCTTCTGGTCCAGCAAGCAAGAAAGACAATGTTATTACCAAATCAGTAGAGAAGGTTAAGGAGAGTACAACG ATTGTGTTACAAGGGACACAGCTCTTAGCAATTGATACAGGAGCTGCTATGGATTTGCTAAGAAGATCTCTTATTGGAGATGAACTAACTCAGAAGGAAAAGCAGGCTCTTCAGAGAACCCTTACAGATCTGGCATCTGTTGTTCCAATAGGAATACTCATGCTTTTACCA GTTACtgctgttgggcatgctgCCATTTTGGCTTTCATCCAGAGATATGTGCCTTCCATG ATCCCATCCACATATGGCCCGGAGAGGTTAGATCTTCTCAGGCAGCTTGAGAAAGTGAAGGAGATGGAAGTTGCTGAAggcagcagcgaagttatgtCTGAGGTAGTTAGTTCGAGAGGTGACCGGGTGAAATAA
- the LOC100844293 gene encoding uncharacterized protein LOC100844293 isoform X1: MATAVASQPRHLPLGAGGDPRTTMCAASTSKIYTLEKVYGFRLVCRSVVDPRSQKLHPRIYKRKCYLRSSPSECEKIVYSARWLEFRRQRIPFQRSRRPVHNIPLASQDDGNGVSVNGAPQVDPASQMEEMRVKLDKALQNEDISTGLVQSIHDAARSIELAFLDHSKSSNNSWFPKTWLGVDNNAWIKSLSYQAAVGSLLQAVIDVSSRGNGRDRDINVFVQRSLSRLLSSLDGVIQNELAKREPTLYQWYSSNQNPLVVRTFVNTFENDPRFNSATAICCEGKSANTSESDLSLLTLGLFCLAAITKLGSAKVSCQQFFSMVPDIIGRFMDMLLEFVPISKAYTLMKDIGLQREFLCNFGPRAAVPKFTNDHGLEISFWIDLVQKQLLKALDREKIWSRLTTSESIEVLEKDLAIFGFFIALGRSTQVYLSSKRITDSNDSINGVVRYLIGGSVLYYPQLSSISSYQLYVEVVCEELEWFPFYYEDVPTPTTDTEDREEMPKAEVLSRVLNVCSYWMTSFIKYSSWLENPSNVKAARFLSKGHAMLSDRMNELDVAKNNMPKDRSLPEPEELVSGTELASFDKFQLLQSLESVEEALVKLENLLQELHLSSSNSGKEDLKAACSDLEMIRRLKKEAEFLEASFRAKAEYLEADASGRLLSPAGEEGRGKASSKGTETSTPQKSVTRMENKNRPFWDFFGRTSGRKMEPAQAADQDISAAKVDNRDKESNDILRFEQLRRELIELEKRVQKSADDAKKEEFQETTNGSVPSPLLSVPSGPASKKDNVITKSVEKVKESTTIVLQGTQLLAIDTGAAMDLLRRSLIGDELTQKEKQALQRTLTDLASVVPIGILMLLPVTAVGHAAILAFIQRYVPSMIPSTYGPERLDLLRQLEKVKEMEVAEGSSEVMSEVVSSRGDRVK; this comes from the exons ATGGCGACCGCCGTGGCGTCGCAGCCGCGGCACCTCcccctcggcgccggcggcgacccgAGGACAACCATGTGCGCTGCCAG CACATCAAAGATTTACACCCTGGAGAAAGTATATGGATTCAGGTTGGTATGCAGAAGTGTTGTTGATCCAAGGAGTCAAAAACTCCATCCGCGCATTTACAAGCGAAAGTGCTATTTAAGAAGTTCACCATCAGAATGTGAGAAGATTGTTTACAGTGCTAGATGGTTAGAATTTAGGCGACAGAGGATACCCTTTCAAAGAAGTAGAAGGCCAGTCCATAATATTCCGTTGGCTTCTCAAGATGATGGCAATGGTGTGTCTGTTAATGGAGCTCCACAAGTTGATCCAGCAAGTCAAATGGAGGAAATGAGGGTGAAATTGGATAAAGCATTGCAAAATGAAGATATAAGCACCGGACTTGTCCAATCCATACATGATGCTGCAAGATCTATTGAATTGGCTTTCCTTGATCACAGTAAATCATCAAATAACTCTTGGTTCCCTAAGACATGGCTTGGTGTAGACAACAATGCTTGGATAAAATCACTGTCCTACCAG GCTGCTGTTGGCTCATTATTGCAAGCAGTTATCGATGTTTCATCGAGGGGCAATGGCAGAGACAGAGATATTAATGTATTTGTACAGAGGAG TTTATCCCGGCTTCTCAGTTCTCTAGATGGTGTTATCCAGAATGAGTTGGCTAAAAGGGAACCTACATTATATCAATGGTATTCATCTAACCAAAATccattggtggtgaggacattTGTAAATACTTTTGAAAATGATCCACGGTTTAACTCTGCAACAGCAAT ATGCTGTGAAGGCAAGTCAGCAAATACTAGTGAAAGTGACCTTTCTCTACTTACGCTAGGTTTGTTCTGTCTTGCTGCTATCACGAAGCTTGGATCAGCAAAAGTTTCTTGTCAGCAGTTTTTCTCCATGGTTCCTGATATTATTGGTCGATTCATGGATATGCTTCTTGAATTTGTTCCTATAAGTAAAGCATATACCTTGATGAAAGATATTGGTCTTCAGAGAGAATTCTTGTGCAATTTTGGTCCTCGTGCCGCTGTTCCAAAGTTCACTAATGATCATGGACTTGAGATATCATTTTGGATTGATCTGGTTCAGAAACAATTACTAAAGGCTCTTGATCGTGAAAAGATATGGTCAAGACTGACAACAAGTGAAAGTATTGAG GTTTTGGAAAAGGATCTAGCGATATTTGGTTTTTTCATTGCTTTAGGCAGAAGTACACAAGTATATTTGTCTTCCAAGCGAATTACTGATTCAAATGATTCAATCAATGGTGTTGTAAG ATATCTTATTGGTGGGAGTGTCCTATATTATCCACAATTGTCATCGATTAGTTCTTATCAGTTGTATGTGGAGGTTGTCTGTGAAGAGCTTGAGTGGTTTCCATTTTACTATGAGGATGTGCCAACTCCAACAACTGATACTGAAGATAGAGAAGAAATGCCTAAAGCAGAGGTATTATCAAGAGTGCTAAATGTCTGCTCTTACTGGATGACTAGTTTTATAAAGTACAGCTCATGGCTTGAGAACCCTTCAAATGTAAAGGCAGCAAGATTCCTGTCTAAGGG GCATGCCATGTTGAGCGACCGCATGAATGAGCTGGATGTAGCAAA AAATAATATGCCAAAAGACCGAAGTTTGCCAGAACCTGAAGAATTGGTTTCTGGGACAGAGCTAGCTTCATTTGACAAG TTTCAATTATTGCAGTCACTTGAAAGTGTTGAGGAAGCTTTGGTTAAGTTAGAGAATTTGCTTCAAGAACTGCATCTTTCCAGTTCTAACTCTGGCAAGGAGGATCTAAAGGCTGCATGTTCTGATCTGGAAATGATCAGAAGGCTCAAGAAAGAAGCTGAGTTTCTTGAGGCTTCCTTTCGAGCAAAAGCAGAATATCTGGAG GCTGATGCTAGTGGCAGACTGTTATCCCCTGCTGGCGAGGAAGGGCGTGGAAAGGCAAGTAGCAAGGGTACTGAGACTTCGACGCCACAAAAATCAGTAACTAG GATGGAGAATAAAAACCGTCCATTTTGGGACTTTTTTGGTAGGACTTCTGGAAGGAAAATGGAGCCAGCACAAGCTGCAGATCAAGAT ATCTCTGCTGCCAAGGTGGATAACAGAGACAAGGAGTCAAATGACATCCTCCGCTTTGAACAGTTGAGACGTGAGCTGATTGAGTTAGAGAAGAGAGTGCAGAAGAGTGCAGATGATGCTAAAAAAGAGGAG TTCCAGGAAACAACAAATGGCTCTGTGCCATCACCTCTTCTGTCAGTGCCTTCTGGTCCAGCAAGCAAGAAAGACAATGTTATTACCAAATCAGTAGAGAAGGTTAAGGAGAGTACAACG ATTGTGTTACAAGGGACACAGCTCTTAGCAATTGATACAGGAGCTGCTATGGATTTGCTAAGAAGATCTCTTATTGGAGATGAACTAACTCAGAAGGAAAAGCAGGCTCTTCAGAGAACCCTTACAGATCTGGCATCTGTTGTTCCAATAGGAATACTCATGCTTTTACCA GTTACtgctgttgggcatgctgCCATTTTGGCTTTCATCCAGAGATATGTGCCTTCCATG ATCCCATCCACATATGGCCCGGAGAGGTTAGATCTTCTCAGGCAGCTTGAGAAAGTGAAGGAGATGGAAGTTGCTGAAggcagcagcgaagttatgtCTGAGGTAGTTAGTTCGAGAGGTGACCGGGTGAAATAA
- the LOC100844293 gene encoding uncharacterized protein LOC100844293 isoform X5 encodes MATAVASQPRHLPLGAGGDPRTTMCAASTSKIYTLEKVYGFRLVCRSVVDPRSQKLHPRIYKRKCYLRSSPSECEKIVYSARWLEFRRQRIPFQRSRRPVHNIPLASQDDGNGVSVNGAPQVDPASQMEEMRVKLDKALQNEDISTGLVQSIHDAARSIELAFLDHSKSSNNSWFPKTWLGVDNNAWIKSLSYQAAVGSLLQAVIDVSSRGNGRDRDINVFVQRSLSRLLSSLDGVIQNELAKREPTLYQWYSSNQNPLVVRTFVNTFENDPRFNSATAICCEGKSANTSESDLSLLTLGLFCLAAITKLGSAKVSCQQFFSMVPDIIGRFMDMLLEFVPISKAYTLMKDIGLQREFLCNFGPRAAVPKFTNDHGLEISFWIDLVQKQLLKALDREKIWSRLTTSESIEVLEKDLAIFGFFIALGRSTQVYLSSKRITDSNDSINGVVRYLIGGSVLYYPQLSSISSYQLYVEVVCEELEWFPFYYEDVPTPTTDTEDREEMPKAEVLSRVLNVCSYWMTSFIKYSSWLENPSNVKAARFLSKGHAMLSDRMNELDVAKNNMPKDRSLPEPEELVSGTELASFDKADASGRLLSPAGEEGRGKASSKGTETSTPQKSVTRTSGRKMEPAQAADQDISAAKVDNRDKESNDILRFEQLRRELIELEKRVQKSADDAKKEEFQETTNGSVPSPLLSVPSGPASKKDNVITKSVEKVKESTTIVLQGTQLLAIDTGAAMDLLRRSLIGDELTQKEKQALQRTLTDLASVVPIGILMLLPVTAVGHAAILAFIQRYVPSMIPSTYGPERLDLLRQLEKVKEMEVAEGSSEVMSEVVSSRGDRVK; translated from the exons ATGGCGACCGCCGTGGCGTCGCAGCCGCGGCACCTCcccctcggcgccggcggcgacccgAGGACAACCATGTGCGCTGCCAG CACATCAAAGATTTACACCCTGGAGAAAGTATATGGATTCAGGTTGGTATGCAGAAGTGTTGTTGATCCAAGGAGTCAAAAACTCCATCCGCGCATTTACAAGCGAAAGTGCTATTTAAGAAGTTCACCATCAGAATGTGAGAAGATTGTTTACAGTGCTAGATGGTTAGAATTTAGGCGACAGAGGATACCCTTTCAAAGAAGTAGAAGGCCAGTCCATAATATTCCGTTGGCTTCTCAAGATGATGGCAATGGTGTGTCTGTTAATGGAGCTCCACAAGTTGATCCAGCAAGTCAAATGGAGGAAATGAGGGTGAAATTGGATAAAGCATTGCAAAATGAAGATATAAGCACCGGACTTGTCCAATCCATACATGATGCTGCAAGATCTATTGAATTGGCTTTCCTTGATCACAGTAAATCATCAAATAACTCTTGGTTCCCTAAGACATGGCTTGGTGTAGACAACAATGCTTGGATAAAATCACTGTCCTACCAG GCTGCTGTTGGCTCATTATTGCAAGCAGTTATCGATGTTTCATCGAGGGGCAATGGCAGAGACAGAGATATTAATGTATTTGTACAGAGGAG TTTATCCCGGCTTCTCAGTTCTCTAGATGGTGTTATCCAGAATGAGTTGGCTAAAAGGGAACCTACATTATATCAATGGTATTCATCTAACCAAAATccattggtggtgaggacattTGTAAATACTTTTGAAAATGATCCACGGTTTAACTCTGCAACAGCAAT ATGCTGTGAAGGCAAGTCAGCAAATACTAGTGAAAGTGACCTTTCTCTACTTACGCTAGGTTTGTTCTGTCTTGCTGCTATCACGAAGCTTGGATCAGCAAAAGTTTCTTGTCAGCAGTTTTTCTCCATGGTTCCTGATATTATTGGTCGATTCATGGATATGCTTCTTGAATTTGTTCCTATAAGTAAAGCATATACCTTGATGAAAGATATTGGTCTTCAGAGAGAATTCTTGTGCAATTTTGGTCCTCGTGCCGCTGTTCCAAAGTTCACTAATGATCATGGACTTGAGATATCATTTTGGATTGATCTGGTTCAGAAACAATTACTAAAGGCTCTTGATCGTGAAAAGATATGGTCAAGACTGACAACAAGTGAAAGTATTGAG GTTTTGGAAAAGGATCTAGCGATATTTGGTTTTTTCATTGCTTTAGGCAGAAGTACACAAGTATATTTGTCTTCCAAGCGAATTACTGATTCAAATGATTCAATCAATGGTGTTGTAAG ATATCTTATTGGTGGGAGTGTCCTATATTATCCACAATTGTCATCGATTAGTTCTTATCAGTTGTATGTGGAGGTTGTCTGTGAAGAGCTTGAGTGGTTTCCATTTTACTATGAGGATGTGCCAACTCCAACAACTGATACTGAAGATAGAGAAGAAATGCCTAAAGCAGAGGTATTATCAAGAGTGCTAAATGTCTGCTCTTACTGGATGACTAGTTTTATAAAGTACAGCTCATGGCTTGAGAACCCTTCAAATGTAAAGGCAGCAAGATTCCTGTCTAAGGG GCATGCCATGTTGAGCGACCGCATGAATGAGCTGGATGTAGCAAA AAATAATATGCCAAAAGACCGAAGTTTGCCAGAACCTGAAGAATTGGTTTCTGGGACAGAGCTAGCTTCATTTGACAAG GCTGATGCTAGTGGCAGACTGTTATCCCCTGCTGGCGAGGAAGGGCGTGGAAAGGCAAGTAGCAAGGGTACTGAGACTTCGACGCCACAAAAATCAGTAACTAG GACTTCTGGAAGGAAAATGGAGCCAGCACAAGCTGCAGATCAAGAT ATCTCTGCTGCCAAGGTGGATAACAGAGACAAGGAGTCAAATGACATCCTCCGCTTTGAACAGTTGAGACGTGAGCTGATTGAGTTAGAGAAGAGAGTGCAGAAGAGTGCAGATGATGCTAAAAAAGAGGAG TTCCAGGAAACAACAAATGGCTCTGTGCCATCACCTCTTCTGTCAGTGCCTTCTGGTCCAGCAAGCAAGAAAGACAATGTTATTACCAAATCAGTAGAGAAGGTTAAGGAGAGTACAACG ATTGTGTTACAAGGGACACAGCTCTTAGCAATTGATACAGGAGCTGCTATGGATTTGCTAAGAAGATCTCTTATTGGAGATGAACTAACTCAGAAGGAAAAGCAGGCTCTTCAGAGAACCCTTACAGATCTGGCATCTGTTGTTCCAATAGGAATACTCATGCTTTTACCA GTTACtgctgttgggcatgctgCCATTTTGGCTTTCATCCAGAGATATGTGCCTTCCATG ATCCCATCCACATATGGCCCGGAGAGGTTAGATCTTCTCAGGCAGCTTGAGAAAGTGAAGGAGATGGAAGTTGCTGAAggcagcagcgaagttatgtCTGAGGTAGTTAGTTCGAGAGGTGACCGGGTGAAATAA